One stretch of Lodderomyces beijingensis strain CBS 14171 genome assembly, chromosome: 3 DNA includes these proteins:
- a CDS encoding mitochondrial 37S ribosomal protein mS47  — protein sequence MLKSSFAHRLALKTTYNSIHFRTMSSTVSSNPTSGAEEAVVLNESKNHARLLILNRVRKLNSLNTEMVELITPGLLANVKAKENNVTILTSNSPKALCAGGDVAECAVQIRKGNPGYGADFFDKEYNMNYVIATMPKPYVSLMNNITFGGGVGLSVHAPFRVATEKTRLAMPEMDIGFFPDVGTTFFLPRLDDKLGYYTALTGSVLSGLDAYVMGFATHFIKSDKLPQVISRLANLQPPELEEGVEISLVKGNSAYFDQVNSVLNDFSEKKLPDDYKFLLSDDEIDLNRKAFSQKSIDHVLKYFEDESKNSPFAKKTLETLLQKPRTSLTIGFELMNKGLHNTIKEQLALEMVSATNIMRIPADKNDFAKGVIHKLVDKIKEPFFPQWNDPSTVTPEFLSYIFTETEETRKFLSSPLIDKWFGLDYNNYPLNYGLPRAGEVAQYIAGTDGSNRSYLPTPAEVFKHFKQKTNNKLGLELKIEQLLNLHGETAKYDNKYVSWKD from the coding sequence ATGTTGAAGTCTAGCTTTGCCCATAGACTAGCACTCAAGACCACTTACAACTCAATCCATTTCAGAACGATGTCATCGACAGTATCGAGCAACCCCACGTCAGGCGCCGAGGAGGCCGTCGTGCTCAACGAGAGCAAGAACCATGCCAGACTCTTAATCTTGAACCGAGTCCGCAAGTTGAACTCGTTAAACACGGAGATGGTCGAGCTTATTACTCCAGGGTTGTTGGCTAACGTCAAAGCCAAGGAGAACAACGTCACCATCTTGACTTCCAACTCGCCCAAGGCCTTGTGCGCCGGAGGGGACGTCGCTGAGTGCGCCGTGCAGATTAGAAAGGGCAATCCTGGCTACGGTGCGGATTTCTTTGACAAGGAGTACAATATGAACTATGTCATTGCCACAATGCCCAAGCCATATGTCTCGTTGATGAACAATATCACCTTtggtggcggtgttggCTTATCTGTGCATGCTCCGTTTAGAGTCGCCACGGAAAAGACCAGATTGGCTATGCCCGAGATGGATATTGGTTTTTTCCCTGATGTCGGCACTACTTTCTTCTTGCCCAGGTTGGATGACAAGTTGGGCTACTACACTGCTTTGACTGGCTCAGTTTTGTCGGGGTTGGATGCCTACGTTATGGGATTCGCTACCCATTTCATCAAGTCTGATAAGCTTCCTCAAGTGATTAGCAGGTTGGccaatttgcagccaccgGAATTGGAAGAAGGCGTCGAGATCTCGTTGGTCAAGGGCAATTCGGCCTATTTTGACCAGGTCAACTCGGTGTTGAATGATTTTAGCGAGAAGAAGTTGCCAGATGACTACAAGTTTTTGTTAAGTGATGACGAGATCGATTTGAACAGGAAAGCGTTTTCTCAAAAGAGCATTGACCATGTATTGAAGTactttgaagatgaaagtAAAAACTCgccatttgcaaaaaagaccCTTGAGacattgttgcaaaagccaAGAACTTCATTGACGATTGGGTTCGAATTGATGAACAAAGGGTTGCACAACACAATCAAGGAACAGTTGGCTCTCGAGATGGTGTCCGCTACCAACATCATGAGAATCCCAGCCGACAAGAACGATTTCGCCAAGGGTGTCATTCACAAATTAgtcgacaagatcaaggagCCATTTTTCCCACAATGGAACGATCCAAGCACTGTGACTCCCGAGTTCTTGAGCTATATCTTTACTGAAACCGAAGAAACTAGAAAATTCTTGTCGTCGCCATTGATTGACAAATGGTTTGGTCTTGACTACAACAACTATCCATTAAACTATGGCTTACCAAGAGCAGGCGAAGTTGCCCAGTACATTGCTGGAACCGATGGCTCCAACAGATCTTACTTGCCAACACCAGCCGAGGTTTTCAAACAtttcaagcaaaagacaaacaacaagttgggctTAGAGCTTAAAATCGAGCAGCTCTTGAACTTACATGGCGAAACCGCCAAATACGACAACAAGTATGTCTCTTGGAAGGATTAA
- a CDS encoding mitochondrial 37S ribosomal protein mS35: MKPAGLLQRLAYRSTSTAAAPRNGSVKLNKESPDLFLNPHAWKGLPADQIFQLHQIRKTYLGDAYNPTNEERTAILSTISSLANKGPALSYSFEIENFKERVMNNTPMKDRGKPQKLSNQPVLNTGEAPHHERRIENLTRIAAFEAPLLAKYRQEYKPQNKNKTPLRLIFNSDFTEQTSNKHNRKVTLLVKLKHLSLNEKQQHKFKILAGPRFHHGDGTFQLKCERYPEAAQNSTWLVDTFNKLLKEAKDISQETFEDIPLDKRHMKTLTRKPHPVFPAEWKRPADAPVRRHEIVNRLVDLTTERKDQEELNRISP; encoded by the coding sequence ATGAAGCCAGCAGGACTCTTGCAAAGGCTAGCTTATAGGAGCACAtctactgctgctgcacctCGGAATGGCTCtgtcaaactcaacaaggAGTCTCCCGACTTGTTTTTGAACCCGCACGCATGGAAAGGTTTACCTGCCgatcaaatttttcaattgcacCAAATAAGAAAGACATATCTTGGTGATGCGTACAATCCCACCAACGAAGAAAGGACGGCCATTTTATCCACCATAAGCTCGTTGGCAAATAAGGGCCCCGCGTTGAGCTAcagttttgaaattgaaaacttcaagGAACGGGTCATGAACAACACACCCATGAAGGACAGAGGCAAGCCTCAAAAGTTGTCCAATCAGCCTGTCCTCAATACCGGCGAGGCTCCACACCATGAGAGACGTATTGAGAACCTTACCCGAATTGCAGCTTTTGAAGCGCCCTTGCTTGCCAAGTATCGCCAGGAATACAAACCacagaacaagaacaagacgCCGCTCaggttgattttcaactctgATTTCACGGAGCAAACTTCAAACAAACACAACAGAAAAGTGACGCTTttggtgaaattgaagCACCTTTCGTTGAAcgagaagcagcagcacaaATTCAAAATACTTGCCGGACCAAGATTTCACCACGGCGACGGCACTTTCCAGTTGAAATGCGAAAGATATCCAGAAGCAGCTCAAAACCTGACCTGGCTCGTGGACACTTTTAACAAGCTCCTAAAGGAAGCCAAGGACATTTCGCAAgagacttttgaagatATACCTTTAGACAAGCGCCACATGAAGACCTTGACCAGAAAGCCGCACCCCGTTTTCCCCGCGGAATGGAAAAGACCCGCAGATGCCCCTGTCCGGAGACACGAAATTGTAAATAGACTAGTCGACCTCACCACCGAAAGGAAGGACCAAGAAGAACTCAACAGAATCTCTCCATAG